The Methanocella arvoryzae MRE50 DNA window AAAGCGTGATTTCGCCCGCCATCTTCTCGGCAAGCTTGGCCCTCAGGTTGACAATATCGTTCTGCATCTGTCGCTAATAAACGAAGTCCTAGTATATAAGCCTTGTAGTAGTTCGGTTCGACAATTGACGTAACTTTTCCGCATTATAATTATGGGGAATAAAAATCGTACCACGCCGCCCGTGTAAATCGACAGGCGCCGGAGGGCCGGTTCGGTTTTTTAATAGGGCGGAAGGTGACGAAGCGGATTTCGACAGCCAGAATAAAAAGGCTCTCGGGCACAGCCGAGAGTTAAATAATGGGTGGGTAAGTAAAAAAGTGGAGCGGAGCCCGGCACTTTGCGGCCGCCCGCAGGCGGCCTCAGTTCTTGATCATGTTGAGGAACTTCTTGGTCCTCTCGTGCCGGGGGTTGGTGAAGAACTGGTCGGGGGTGTTCTCCTCGACGATGACACCGCCATCCATCAGGACGACGCGGTCGCCTACTTCCCTTGCGAAGTTCATCTCGTGGGTGACCACCATCATGGTCATGCCATCCATGGCGAGGTTGCGCATGACGTCCAGCACTTCTTTCACTAACTCGGGATCGAGTGCCGAGGTGACTTCGTCGAACAGCATGACGTCCGGCTTCATGGCGAGGGCGCGGGCGATAGCAACTCTCTGCTGCTGGCCGCCGGAGAGCTGCATGGGATAGCTGTTAATCTTTTGCTCCAGGCCCACCTTCTTCAGGAGTTCTTTACCCAGCGTTTCTGCCTCTGCTTTCGACTTCTTCTGCACCTTGATGGGGGCGAGAGTGACGTTCTGCAGGGCGGTCATGTGGGGGAACAGGTTGAACTGCTGGAAGACCATGCCGACGCGCTGCCTGATCTTGTTGAGATCTGTCCTCCTGTCGGTGACCTCAATGCCTTCCACGAAGATTTTGCCTGAGGTGGGCTCCTCGAGCCGGTTGATGCACCGCAGGATGGTGCTCTTGCCTGAGCCGCTGGGGCCCAGGATGACCACCACTTCGCCTTTCTTCACCTGCATATTGATCCCTTTCAGGACTTCCAGTTCTCCGAACTGCTTGTGGAGGTCCTGCAGCTCTACCATGTACTGGCTCATACGGTTGCCTCCTTCTGGGGTGTTTTCTTCTTCTTGGCCGGCAGGTTGCCTTTTCTGGCGTTGACGTTATACTTCTTTTCCATGTACTGGACTATCCTGCCCAGGGGTATGGTGATGCACAGGTACACCAGTCCGGCGGCGAGCAGCGGGGTGAAGGTGTTGTAGTGCTCTGCTCCTACCGTCTTGGACCACCACAGGACTTCCGAGACCGATATGACCAGGCCGATTGAGGAGTCCTTGATGAGGGCGATAAACTCGTTACCCAGCGCCGGAAGGACGATCTTGAACGCCTGGGGGAGGATGATGAAGGTCATCGCCTGGTAGTGGGACATGCCCAGCGACCTGGCGGCTTCCATCTGGCCCTTGTGGATCGCTTCGATGCCGGCCTTGAAGATCTCTGCCATGTAGGCGCCGCTGTTCATGGAAAGGGCTACGATACAGGCCGTGAACCCGTCGATGTTGAAAGACCCGCCGGTCAGGTCCTGGATCAGGAATGGCAGGCCGAAGTTGACGAACAGCAGCTGGAGCAGGAGGGGTAATCCTCTGATGCCTTCCACGTAGATCGAGGCGATGCCCCGGAACAGGATGTTAGTAGAAGTCCTTCCCAGGCCCATGATCAGGCCGATTACGAGGCCTATCGCCATCGCAATTATCGACAGCTCCAGGGTTGTAACCAGGCCTTTGGTGACTTCTTTCTCTAAAGAATAGATGAATAGTTCTCCGTCGAAGATAGAGAAGGTCTTTCCGGGCGTCAGCGCGATCATGTACGTCTGGCCGTGCTTGACGTCAATAGTCGACGTATTGACCATCATGCCGCTTTTATGGACGCTAATCTCGTGGATGCCCTCTGTCAGCTCTATCTGGAGCTTGCCATCCCTTGTATCGGTCGTTCCCGCCAGTTGATTATCTATGTAGATCGATGCTCCGGCGACGATGCTTTTAGATGCGCTGTCTTCCCGGATAATGAATGTGACAATGTCTGGTGAAATGCTCGTCGTCACCCTCTTCATCTGTAGCTGGACGGTGACGCCCGACTGGAGGTTGTACTCTCTGACCCGGTCCTGGAGACCCTCCTTTTTTGCGGTGATCTTGTGCATGCCCGGGGTAAAATTGCTTACTTTGATCGAGCCGTCATAATTGGTCAGGCCCATATAAGTTTCATCAATATAAACAGAGGCTCCCTGGACGGGTGAAAACAGGTCGTCGTTTACGACCACAATGGCGTTCGTACTTTGGGCCGAGGCAGGAGCTGCAAAAGCCAGACATGTAAGCAGAGTCAGTATGCCGATTAACCACAACGATCTATACCCTTTATTCACCTTATATCACCGCACCATTTTTTTAAAGTACTAAGGTCGCCCGTTCCCCGGATTCCTCAGCAAGTTACTTACTAATAATCAATCAATTAAAAAGCTTTTTATCCATACTCAATTAGCTAACGTTTTTTTACATCATAATAAAAATAAGAGGCACGTAATTTACGTGCCTTTCAGGCGCTTATGCGAACCATCTGTCGTAAATGGTCTGGTACCTGCCGTCTGCCTTTATGTTGGCAAGGGCCTCGTTGATGGCTGCAGTGAGCTGCTTGTTCTGCTTGTTTACCACGATGCCGAAGTACTCGGTCTCGCTGAGGGGTCCTGCAAGCGCGTAGTCACCCGGGGTGTCCCTGTAGTAGGGCTCGCAAACGGGGTAGTCGCCGACGACTGCCTCGACTTCGCCCTTCTTGAGTGCCATGAAGGCCTCATTCATGGTGGCGTAGGACTTGACGTTCTCTTCGGGCATGCCCTCGATGGCCTTGGTTGCGTCGAAGCCGACAGTGCCAGCCTGGGCGCCGACAATCTTGCCGACAAGGTCAGAAGCGTTCTTGATAGAGCTGCCGGGCTTGGTGACGATAGCCTGGCCTGCGGACTCGTAGTACCAGTCAGTGAAGTCGATAGACTGCTGCCTGTCCGGCCTGATGGTGAACGCCGAGATGGCGCAGTCAAACTTGCCAGCCTGGACGGCCGGGATGATGGTGTCGAAGGCGTGGTCAGTGTACTTGACCTCGAGGCCCAGTTCCTTGCCGATCTCGTTCATGAGGTCGATGTCAAAGCCGTAGAACTCGCCAGTCGTGGTGTTGATGTTCTCGAAGGGCGGGTAGTGCGCTTCGGTGGCGACTGACAGGACACCCGGGGTCATAGTCAGGTTCTGGGTAACGTTGGCGGCCGGAGTCGGGGTGACGTCGGCTGCCGGAGTGGCGGTCGGAGTCGTGCAACCGCTGACGACGAGCACGACCGTCATCAGAGCGATAGCAATAATCGATACTGCGGATAATTTCTTCATGTATATACCTCCCGTTTACCATGCACCGAAAAGGGCTGTGCCATGCTAAACCATAGCATCGGATCGGCGCCTGATAACTAGATTCATATGCTCTATCGATCGTGTAGATATTAAACTTTTGTAAAGGGTTATCGATTTATCCGTTCTGAAGTAAGCAACGGATATTATTTATCCTGTCCACCCGGCTATGGTACTCCCCGCCTGTCCGGTTCCCGGACAGGAACTACCTGGTCTCACGCAATATGCTTATATGATTCCGCACCATTATCGAGCACGAAGCGTCCGCAATGACTGACTCTCTCGACAGGATCCGGCTGAACATCAAGCTCAACTACGTTTACACGGCGCTCATGAACTGCACACTGGACCGGGCAATCTGGATGCTTTTCCTGAGCTTAAGGGGCATGAGCCTGTTAGAGATCGGGCTGATAGAATCCGTTTATCAGCTGGCTATGCTGCTGTTCGGGATACCGGCAGGAGCCATCTCGGACATCCTCGGCCGGAAAACCAGCCTGATCATCGCAGCGATCGCAAGGATCGCCGGGTATACGCTCATCCTCTTCTCCCATAGCTTTGCAGGCTTTGCGCTCGGCTTCGCGGTGAACGCCCTGGCGATGGTCCTGTACAGCAGCGCCTCGGAGTCGTTCACCTACGACACGTGCAAGCAGACCGGACAGCAGGTGAGCTACAGGCAGGTGTACGGCAACGTCCTCGCCGTCACCTTCATCGCTGCGGCAGCAGGCATCGCCGCAGGCGGCTTCATAGCCAACGTCTCCTACGACTGGGTTTACTATGCCACGATTGGCATACTGCTCTGCGCACTGATACCTGCGCTGCTGTTCACAGAAACCCGCAAGCGCGCTGACGGCTCACGCAGGCCGAGGCTGAGAGAACTGCTGACCAGGTCGGTCACGCTGATCGCCGGCAATCCGGTGATCCTGTACCTGCTGGTCATATCGGCAGCCATTACGGTCATCGATCAGACCATCTACATGTACTCCCAGAAATACTTCGAGGCGATGGCAATCCCCGTCTACTTTATAGGCCTGATCCTGAGCGCCGATTCGATCTTCGCCGCACTGGGCGCCAGGTATGCCCACGTGCTGGAAAGATTCAGCAACCGGGATATCGTCATCATAGTACCGGCCGTCATCCTGGCCATGTACCTGCTCTTTGCCGTCGTAGATTCGCCTGTAGTAGTCCTGTTCCTCTGGATTGCCACGATCTTCGTCGTGGGGTTCTGGCCCATACTGAGCGATCTGATCAACAAAAGAGTGCCATCGGAGAACCGGGCGACGGTGCTCTCGATGAAGGCCCAGATGAACAGCATCGCCGTCATGATCGTCTTCCCAATCGTAGGCTTCATCGCCGAGCGGACCTCCATGTCCCTCGCCTTCATCTGGCTTATAGTATCCATAATGCCACTGATCGCTTACTCGGTGATGAAGATCAGAAAAGTAGCGTTTTAGGGCTTGGACTAAACCACGGCGGCACGGCTCCTTATCCCGACAACTATAGGGCAGATGTTCTAACCACGGCGGCACGGCGGCACGGAGACAGTGCGAGAAACGATGGCAGGATGGTTATTTGAACCACGGCGGCACGGCGGCACGGCGACAACCGTACCAGAAGTGCAAGGCTCTTTTTTATGACCCACAGCGACACGGCGGGCCGGGAGCACGGAGACAACCGACTTATTGTTACCCGGCTGGAGGAACGAGGAATCACTATAGAATTTAGTTTACCGGTCATGAGACCATAATGATATAATGTAACATCTAGCCAGTAAACCGTTATTGGTTAATAGGCTGTCTCCGTGTCGCAGCGGACTAAAAAGGAGTGCTCTGTTCGGCGTCACAGTTGTCTCTGTGTCTCTGTGTCGCCGTGGTTAGAACTTTTAGGGCTGTTCGTGGTCGCTGGCTCATGCGACGATCTGGTTGCCGGTGGCCACCCACTCTCTTATTCCATGGACCAGGCTGCGGACGTCGGAGTAGCCGTATACTCTCAGAAACATGGTGGCGTAGGCGGAGCGGATGCCGCTGGCGCAGTAAGCAACAATTTTCATGTCCTTCTCGCGAGGCAGCTCTTTGACGCGCTGGGGGATCTCTCTGACAGATATATTAACAGCACCCGGGATGTGGCCGGAAGCGAACTCGTCCCTTTCCCGGACGTCTAACAGGAAAAGTTTCGGGTTCGATGCAAGCTCTTGCTTCAACTCCTCTACTGTAACCGTGTTCCAGTCCGAGGGGGCGTTCATCATGTAGCTTTCCATCGCCGAACAGATGTCGTCTCGTAAGGCCATAAACAGATCTATCCTGTATTGGCAGATAAACCTTGTCTGGCAGTTATCCGGGATATAAGTCCCTGATGGTAAAAAAGATATAATGTGGCCTTACGGCCACTTCACACGGGCAACACTTTCTTCCCGTATGCATCATTCATGATTTCGGCGCAGGCGAGGTATATGGCTGACAGGCCGCAGAGGATGCCCTCATATCCGGCAATGGTCTTGATCATGGCGCTGCCCGTGAAGTCGGCGATGGCCAGCAGGAAGAATAGCACGGTCAGACTGCCGAAGACGATCTGCAGGGCCAGATTCTTCTTGAGGGTGGCCACGAACATGAACGCGGTGAATAGGCCCCAGACTCCGAGGAAGAATCCCATCGAGGCGCTATCGACACTGGCTGCCCAGCCCATGTTGGGGAACTGGAGGAGCGCGACCAGCGCGATCCAGAACATGCCGTAGGACGTGAATGCCGTCATGCCGAAGGTGTTGCCCTTCCTGAACTCCAGGATGCCGGCGATGACCTGGGCGAGGCCTCCGTAGAAGATGCCCATGGCGAAGATCATGCCAAGGCTCGTAGCGGAAATTATGTTCGCGTTGTGCAGGTTGAGCAGCACAGTGGTCGCTCCGAAGCCCATCAGCCCGAGGGGGGCCGGGTTCGCAAGCACTGATGCGCCAGTTTTAGTAACATCCTCTATCGCGAGCGCTGATGCGCCAGTTTTTGTCATATTCTGTTGAACCATTGAATAGTCACCGGTATTGTCACGATAGTTCATTCTAAAATACTTAAATGTTTTTATAACGATTAATCGTGGTTGTTCTACCGGGAATTTGAATAAAAAAGTTGCAGGACCAGCTTATGATCCTGCAGTTTTTACGGTTATCTCATCCGCAACTCTCCTTGCATCGAGCAGCGAGACGCCGACTGTCACCGCAAAGCCCAGCGGAATGCTGACGATTCCCGGGTTGTTCAGCGGGAAAATCGCCCCTGAGCCCATTATTGTAGGGCTGATCAGGATCAGGACGATCGACGATACCAGTCCGGTGAGTATGCCCGCTATTATGCCCTTGTCGGTCGCCCTTTTCCAGAAGAGCGTGCTCAGGATAGCCGGCAGGTTAGCCGAGGCGGCTATGGCGAAAGCGAGCCCGACCAGGAAGGCGACGTTCTGTCCTTTGGCCAGGATACCCAGAGCTATCGCGATGACTCCCACTGCGATCGCTGTCAATTTCGAGACCTTCAGGCTCTTCGACTCATCCGATTTATTGCCCAGTATCTCTGTGTATATGTCGTGAGCGATCGCTCCTGCGGCCGCCATGATCAGGCCTGCCACAGTTCCCAGGATGGTGGCGAACGCGATGGACGATATGAGGGCGAAGAATACCTCACCGCCTATGTATTGCGCCAGCAGAGGGGCGGCCAGATTCTCGTTCCCGGGGTCGAAAGTCCCGAAGTAGTTCGCTCCGAGGCCCAGGAACAGCGTCAGGATATAGAAGATCCCGATGGCTATGATGGCGATTACAGTGGACTTCCGGGCGTCTGCGGGACTCGGCACCGTGTAGTACCGGATCAGGATGTGGGGCAGCGCAGCAGTTCCGAGCACCAGTCCGAGGGCCAGCGAGGCGAAGTCCCACGGGTTGGTGTACTTGAGGCCGGGGGACAGGAACTGCTCGCCAGTCACCGTTGTCCCTTTGGGGAGCTGGATCGACTGGCTCGACAGTATCGACGAGATGAAGTCGATCGGGCCCTGGCCCGCCATTATAAGCACTCCTATGGTAAGACCTCCGGCGGCGATCAAAAGCAGGAAGCCCTTGATGAACTGGACCCAGGTGGTGGATACCATCCCGGCCGTGGCCACGATCACGATAACCAGACTCCCCACGATAACTACGCCTAGCTCGTAGGGCAGGCCGATCAATGGCTGTACGATCGAGCCAGCGCCGACCATCTGGGGAATGAGGTAAAACACGCTGACCACCAGCGTACTGATGGCCGCAGTGAGCCTGACGTACTTGTTTTTGAAGGTGCTGGTCAGCGCGTCTGCGAACGTATACTTCCCGATCTTCCTGAGCGGCTCCGCCACGATGAACAGGGCCACGATCCAGCCCGCGAGGAAGCCGATGCTGTACATGAAGCCGTCGAACCCGCTCGCCGCGATCATTCCTGCTATGCCCAGGAACGAGGCAGCGCTCAGGTAGTCCCCGGAGAAAGCGATGCCGTTGACAAACCACTTGACTCCTCCGCCCGCCGCGTAGAAGTGGCCGGCAGTCCTCACGCCTCTGGCAGCGTAAGCCGAAAGCCCCAGGGCCAGCAGCGTGATGAGGCAGAATAGTGCGAACGCAATGGGCTTGAAACTATAATCCATCTATACCCCTCCGGTTTCTGATTCCATCCTGCCCGCGTACCAGCTATAGCCGATGGCCATGAGGATGGCTGCGGCGATCAGAACCATGCCTGACACCAGGGCGACGTTCAGCCCCAGCAAGCCCTGGCTGAACAGGCCTTTGGCGAAGCTGCCCGTGATGGTGAAGGCCGAGTAGCCTGCTATGTACAGGCCAAAAAGCACGAGCCCGACTTTAAATCTGGCAGAGCCGGTTATGTCGGAGATATCGATAGCCGGCACCTTGTGCCCGGCACCGTTGAGGATATCCAGGGCTGTCTGGATTTCGGCTTCTGTCGGCTTGATGACCACGACTGAGCAGTGGGCCTGTTTCACCACTGCTTCCGCTACGTTCCCCAGAAGTAATCCGCTGATACCCCTGGGGTCTGAAGCTCCCATTATGATCATGTCTGCCTTGATGTCCGCGGCAGTCCGGATGATTTCTCCTACCACCGGCCCGTCTCTGGTCAGGAACTCGGCGGCAACGCTCTGGCTGCCAGCCAGCCTGCGGGCAAATTCCATGCCGTCGACTTCGGGCTTCCTGCGAAGGGCCGAGTTTTCCGCCATCTTCTCGATGCCAGTTACCGGTCCCTGCTCTCTGACGTTGAGCACGGAGAGCTTTGCTTTCCTGGCTCTGGCCAGTTCTACTGCCTGTATCGTAGCAGCCAGCGCCGGGAGCGAGCCATCTGTGGCCAGCAATATTGTCCCGCTTATTCTGGACTCCTCCGTCTTGTCATCCTCTATCAATCTCCTGTCATCCCTCCAGCGGGATAACAAATTATAATGATTATTTATGGTATTTAAAAGTATTGATTTATAACGATTATTAATTAGCTATTGTGGTCAAAGAAATGACGGATGATTGCCTGAGTGATCTTTGACGGCCCAGTTTCGTACATAATAAAGATTATCAGCTGACAGGTCCTATTTTATGAAGAATCGAATCTGGGGCATCACTGGCCTCCACGTATAGCCGGAAACTTTAAACTAACCTATAACTGGCAAGGGATTTGACATGGTTGACTTAAGAGATAAGGTCGTGCAAGATCGGGGCATCATAGCCAAAATCCAGAGCATGATCCCGGGGTTCAGCGGGTATCGAGCGAAAGAAGATCTGAGGGCCGCTGACAACATGTTACGCATTCAGGTGGCTGACCGGCTGGCATCGATCAGGGGCGACTTTGAGGAATGCAGGACTATCCTGCTGGACAACGGGCAGATGGAAGGCCTGGACAAGATCGGGATACTCATCAGCAAGTTCAAAACCGTAGAAGGCGAAATTCGGCATGCCGCCCAGGGCTATTCAGGCATCGACGCCCGGATCAGGGTGGGCGAAGACCGGCTGAACAAGCTGTACGAGTATGACCTGAATATGGTCACGCTGCTGACCGAGATCAAGGCTGAAGTAGACAGGGTTAAGTCTCTGGCCGTCACGGGCGGCCCGGATTACCGGCAGGCGCTGGCTCAACTCGCGATCAAGCTCGACGGCATGCAGGGCACGAACAAGAGGCGGATGGCCTTCATCACAGGCACAGAGGTGTAAAAGCATGGCAATCATAGGCGGAGATAAGAAGAGCGTCATCGGCGCTGCGACGATCGCCTGGGAAGAGAACGAGAAGCGCGGCAACATCATGTGGAAGGTGCCGCGGAACATCCGGTTCAACGACAACATCGTCGTCCGGGAGGACGAGATGGCGGTCTTCTACAGGGACGGCAAAGCCCTCGACTATATCGACCGGCCTGACCGGTATGCGCTGACATCCATGAACGCGCCCATCGTCGGCCGCATCGTGGAATTCCTGTCCGGCGTCAGGCAGGACGCGGAAGTATACTACATCCAGAAGCGGGTATTCGACGGCAAGTTCGGCAGCAAGCAACCATACGTATTCCGGGACAAGGACTTCGGGCTGGTCAACCTCCGGGTGTTCGGCGAGTTCAGGTACAAGGTCACCGGCCCCATGAACTTCATCAACCAGTTCGTCGGCACCTTCAGCTACACCACCTCGGCTGACGTGGAAGAGCGCATCAAGGACCAGGCGGTAGTCGTTTTATACGACGTGCTGGGCGACGCCAAGAACGGCGGCATGGGCGTGGCAGACCTCGCGGCCAACCTGACCAACATCGAGCAGGCGTGGCTGGAGCGGTCCAAGGCTCACTTCGAGCCTTACGGCATCACCATGGACAAACTCTCCGGACTGTACATCACCATGCCGGAGGAAGTCCAGAAGGCTGTTGATACCAGATCGTCCATGGGCGTGCTGGGCACTAACTATATGCAGTACCAGACCGGCCAGGCCATGCGCGAGGCAGCCCAGAACCCTTCGGGCGGCGGCGCTGGAGCAGGCGTCGGAGTCGGCGCAGGCATCGGCATGGGCTATATGATGGTCGACCAGATGCGCCAGATGGGCCAGCAGCAACAACAGCCCCAGCAGCAGCCCCAGCAACAGGCTGCCGCCGGCACTCCTTGCGCGAAGTGCGGCGCCAGCGTCCCGCAGGGAGCGAAGTTCTGTCCGTCCTGCGGTGCGAAGCAGGAGACCGCCGTCTGCAGCAAGTGCGGGGCAGCGCTGCCTCCCGGTGCGAAGTTCTGTCCGTCCTGCGGCCAGCCCGCCGGTGGGGAGCAGGCCTGCCCCAAATGCGGCACTAAAGTCGCTGCCGGCAGCAAGTTCTGCCCCAGCTGCGGAAATCAGCTAGGGTGAAAAACTAATGGCAGAGATCAGGTGCACCCGGTGCGGTGCACCCATACCTTTCGACTCCGGCGTCAAGTTCGTCAAGTGCAGCCACTGCGGTACGCAGCTGTACATCGACAAAAGCGGCGCTGGCTTCTTCTACATCATGCCCTTCTTCATTCAGCGGAACGACGCAGAGGGCATCTTCAAGCGGTGGACTGCAGGGGCCAAAATGGCCAGGGACCTGGAACAGACAGCGAAGATCACCGACTTCAGGCAGCTATACTTCCCGGTCTACCTATTCAGGCGGAACATCTCCGGCCAGGAAAAAGTGTTCGTCGAGCCGGCCAAATCCACGACCATGCCCGGGCTCCACTCCCTGAAAGTTCCCGCCGGCGATCTAAAAATATTCGACGAGAGCTACAGCACCGGCGGTGTCGAGCTGGTCAAGCCGGACATCGAGATGACGGCTTACCTGTCAAGCCTGGAGGGCACTCCGCTCGAGCAGGCGCTGGTCTTCTTCCCGATCTGGGCTATCCAGTACGAGTACAGGGGTACTAAGTACCCTGCCGTCATCGACGGCTCGTCCGGGGAAGTCTATACCGGCCAGTTCCCGACCAGGAAAGCGGCGCCCTACCTGCTCATCGCTGCCGCGGCTTTCGGCATCTTCTTCCTGGAAGGGCTCGCCGGTTTCATCTTATCCATGGGCGCGGGAGATTCGGCTATATTCGTATGGATCATCATCCTGCTGGTCGCGCTCTTCACCATCCCGTTCGTCACAGCAGCCGCATACGTCGTAGTCAGGAGGTTCTAACATGAGCATATCTCTCTCCATGAACTGCCCCAACTGCGGCGGCGACGTGAGCGTCGACGAGGGGACGAAGTATACCTCATGTAAGTACTGCTCTGCGATCCTGTCCATAGAAGGCGACGACGGTGTCCGCCGCATCACCTTCAGGAATAAAGTGAGCCGAGACCAGGCGATCGCCGAGGTACGCCGGTGGTGGAAAGGTGGGTTCAAGGCCCGGGACCTGCGCCGGCGGGGCGAAGTGACCGAGTGCTATCCAATCTACGTGCCCTTCTGGCGCCTGCGGGCGAGGGCGGCGGGCTGGGTTTGCGGCTACAAGACGGTCCAGCGGAACAAGCGCACCGAGAGAGTGCCGCTGGAAAAGATGGTGGCCCGGGACATGGACTGGACTCAGGTAGCCAGCGACGCCGGGGACATCGGTGTCGAGCGCCTGCGCAACCTGGACGGAGAAGCGGTCATCCTCGACGAGGGGAGCATCCCCACTTTCGAGGCGACGACCTCCAGCACCGACGCGCTGAGTACCGGCCTGTCCCAGATTCGCTCTGAAGCAGTGTCCTATGCAGGCGTGCCGAGCATCACCTTCCAGCAGGTGAACGTGATTCCCCGGGGGCTGTCGCTGGTCTTCTACCCGATATGGATGGTCCGGTACAAGTACGCCGATCGCATGTATTTCGCTACCGTGGACGGTATCACCGGCCGGGTCCTTTCCGGCAGGGCGCCAGGCGACTACCTGTGGCGGAGCCTCAGCATGGCCGTCGGCATGGCCGTCGGCGGAGTCGGCATCGGCTTCAGCGCGTGGATCGGGCTTGTCATCGAGTCCGAGGGAGGCTGCGGATTGGCGCTGTTCCTGATGGCCGCAAGCCTCATTATCGCCGCCGGATCCTTCGGGTTCTTCAGGCACGGTGTAGAAATGACAGCCGGCGACGTCAAAGGCGGGTACAACCTGTTCAAGAATAACAGGCCGGATGCGGAAGACGCCGCGTTCGACAAGATCGCGCCGTCGCTGTTCGGAGGGCGATAAGATGACGACAAAAATTGTACAGGTATACTGCCCGAACTGTAAGACGCCCATGTTCTCAAAACCGCAGGACGTCGACAACGTTTTTCTCTGCGACAACTGCGGGACCATGCACGTCCGCAGCAACGGCAACGTAGAAACGATCGGCTACGAGTTCGGGGCTTTCGACGTAGATAAAAAAAGCGAAGGCGAACGCGTTTACCT harbors:
- a CDS encoding zinc ribbon domain-containing protein, with the protein product MAEIRCTRCGAPIPFDSGVKFVKCSHCGTQLYIDKSGAGFFYIMPFFIQRNDAEGIFKRWTAGAKMARDLEQTAKITDFRQLYFPVYLFRRNISGQEKVFVEPAKSTTMPGLHSLKVPAGDLKIFDESYSTGGVELVKPDIEMTAYLSSLEGTPLEQALVFFPIWAIQYEYRGTKYPAVIDGSSGEVYTGQFPTRKAAPYLLIAAAAFGIFFLEGLAGFILSMGAGDSAIFVWIIILLVALFTIPFVTAAAYVVVRRF
- a CDS encoding SPFH domain-containing protein, which produces MAIIGGDKKSVIGAATIAWEENEKRGNIMWKVPRNIRFNDNIVVREDEMAVFYRDGKALDYIDRPDRYALTSMNAPIVGRIVEFLSGVRQDAEVYYIQKRVFDGKFGSKQPYVFRDKDFGLVNLRVFGEFRYKVTGPMNFINQFVGTFSYTTSADVEERIKDQAVVVLYDVLGDAKNGGMGVADLAANLTNIEQAWLERSKAHFEPYGITMDKLSGLYITMPEEVQKAVDTRSSMGVLGTNYMQYQTGQAMREAAQNPSGGGAGAGVGVGAGIGMGYMMVDQMRQMGQQQQQPQQQPQQQAAAGTPCAKCGASVPQGAKFCPSCGAKQETAVCSKCGAALPPGAKFCPSCGQPAGGEQACPKCGTKVAAGSKFCPSCGNQLG